The genomic region tcggaacagtagtttaggaggagtagccggtacatcgttgtgtctacagacggacggacggacagacggacaacctgattccagtataccccccctaacttcgttgcggggggtataaaaaaaacttacagaCATGAACCAAAAGGCATGAAATAGAAGGCACCAAATCCATTGGAGTCAGCCTATACCATTGTCACATAATGTATAGCAGGTTATTTTAGTGAAGTGCAAATTTTTGCTGATTTAGGAACTAGTTTTCAAGTGCTAAAATATTAACCAAAAAGTATTAAAAGCATACTGGTAATTCAGTACCCCTGTAAAGACAACACAAACATCAAATCTTTATGGTAATTCAGTGCCCTTGTAAGGACATAGCACACACATCATTATAAGCTTACTCACCTAAAGATTTCATCAGTTTTGTTGAAGCATTCCTTAGATGGAGTGGGACAGAAGGCTGGGTACCTTGATGACCTTTGACTTGTGTTTTAGCCTGACTGTAAGCTTTATATATTTCCACAGATTTTGGAGCCCTGCATAGGTACACAGTACACTGGGCTaggaccacctgtatataaacatggtaAGATATGTATAAATCCTCAATACATAGGTACACCGGACTaggaccacctgtatataaacatggtaAGATATGTATAAATCCTCAATACATAGGTACACCGGACTaggaccacctgtatataaatatggtaAGATATGTATAAATCCTCAATACATAAATTAGGTACACTGGGCTaggaccacctgtatataaacatggtaAGATATGTATAAATCCTCAATACACAGGTACACTGGGCTaggaccacctgtatataaacatggtaAGATATGTATAAATCCTCAATACACAGTACACAGGGCTAGGACCACCTGTATATTAACATGGTAAGATATGTATAAATCCTCAATACACAGTACACAGGGCTAGGAccatctgtacatgtatataaacatggtaAGATATGTATAAATCCTGAATACACAGGTACACTGGGCTaggaccacctgtatataaacatggtaAGATATGTATAAATCCTCAATACACAGTACACTGGGCTaggaccacctgtatataaacatggtaAGATATGTATAAATCCTCAATACATAGGTATACTGGGCTaggaccacctgtatataaacatggtaAGATGTGTATAAATCCTCAATACATAAGTATACTGGGCTaggaccacctgtatataaacatggtaAGATATGTATAAATCCTCAATACATAGGTACACCGGACTaggaccacctgtatataaatatggtaAGATATGTATAAATCCTCAATACATAAATTAGGTACACCGGACTaggaccacctgtatataaacatggtaAGATATGTATAAATCCTCAATACATAAATTAGGTACACTGGGCTaggaccacctgtatataaacatggtaAGATATGTATAAATCCTCAATACACAGTACACTGGGCTaggaccacctgtatataaacatggtaAGATATGTATAAATCCTCAATACATAGGTATACTGGGCTaggaccacctgtatataaacatggtaAGATGTGTATAAATCCTCATTACATAAGTATACTGGGCTaggaccacctgtatataaacatggtaAGATATGTATAAATCCTCAATACATAGGTACACCGGACTaggaccacctgtatataaatatggtaAGATATGTATAAATCCTCAATACATAAATTAGGTACACCGGACTaggaccacctgtatataaacatggtaAGATATGTATAAATCCTCAATACATAAATTAGGTACACTGGGCTaggaccacctgtatataaacatggtaAGATATGTATAAATCCTCAATACACAGGTACACTGGGCTaggaccacctgtatataaacatggtaAGATATGTATAAATCCTCAATACATAGGTACACTGGGCTaggaccacctgtatataaacatggtaAGATATGTATAAATCCTCAATACACAGGTACACTGGGCTaggaccacctgtatataaacatggtaAGATATGTATAAATCCTCAATACATAGGTACACTGGGCTaggaccacctgtatataaacatggtaAGATGTGTATAAATCCTCAATACATAAATTAGGTACACTGGGCTaggaccacctgtatataaacatggtaAGATATGTATAAATCCTCAATACACAGGTACACTGGGCTaggaccacctgtatataaacatggtaAGATATGTATAAATCCTCAATACATGGATATAAGTGTAGACAGGGCTTGGACCACCTGTATGTTTCATTCTTTCATAGACAATGGAGAGTATGGCAAAACTTtatagaaacaaaaaaaatattcaagtgGAAAATTAAATTTGTGGAGAAATgatgataaatcattaaaattatacctatgtacataatgtatttcaGTTGGAatacctgtataccacacctgatacATACTGATGTTACATACAGGAATCAGCTggaatacctgtatacacacCTGATACATACTGATGTTACATACAGGAATCAGCTggaatacctgtatacacacCTGATACATACTGATGTTACACACAGGAATCAGCTGGAGTACCTCATACACCACACCTGATACATACTGATGTTACACACAGGAATCAGCTggaatacctgtatacacacCTCATACATACTGATGTTACACACAGGAATCAGCTggaatacctgtatacacacCTGATACATACTGATGTTACACACAGGAATCATCTGGAATACCTGTACACCACACCTCATACATACTGATGTTACACACAGGAATCAGCTGGAATACCTGTACACCACACCTGATACATACTGATGTTACACACAGGAATCAGCTggaatacctgtatacacacCTGATACATACTGATGTTACACACAGGAATCAGCTggaatacctgtatacacacCTGATACATACTGATGTTACACACAGGAATCAGCTGGAATACCTGTACACCACACCTGATACATACTGATGTTACACACAGGAATCAGCTggaatacctgtatacacacCTCATACATACTGATGTTACATACAGGAATCAGCTggaatacctgtatacacacctgatatatactgatgttacaTACAGGAATCAGCTggaatacctgtatacacacctgatatatactgatgtttCACACAGGAATCAGCTggaatacctgtatacacacctgatatatactgatgttacaCACAGGAATCAGCTggaatacctgtatacacacCTCATACATACTGATGTTACACACAGGAATCAGCTggaatacctgtatacacacCTCATACATACTGATGTTACACACAGGAATCAGCTggaatacctgtatacacacCTCATACATACTGATGTTACACACAGGAATCAGCTggaatacctgtatacacacctgatatatactgatgttacaCACAGGAATCAGCTGGAATACCTGTACACCACATCTGATACATACTGATGTTACACACAGGAATCAGCTGGAATACCTGTACACCACATCTGATACATACTGATGTTACACACAGGAATCAGCTGGAATACCTGTACACCACACCTGATACATACTGATGTTACACACAGGAATCAGCTGGAGTACCTCATACACCACACCTGATACATACTGATGTTACATACAGGAATCAGCTggaatacctgtatacacacCTGATACATACTGATGTTACACACAGGAATCAGCTggaatacctgtatacacacCTGATACATACTGATGTTACACACAGGAATCAGCTggaatacctgtatacacacCTGATACATACTGATGTTACACACAGGAATCAGCTggaatacctgtatacacacCTCATACATACTGATGTTACACACAGGAATCAGCTggaatacctgtatacacacctgatatatactgatgtttCACACAGGAATCAGCTGGAATACCTGTACACCACACCTGATACATACTGATGTTACACACAGGAATCAGCTggaatacctgtatacacacctgatatatactgatgttacaCACAGGAATCAGCTGGAATACCTGTACACCACACCTGATACATACTGATGTTACACACAGGAATCAGCTggaatacctgtatacacacctgatatatactgatgtttCACACAGGAATCAGCTGGAATACCTGTACACCACACCTGATACATACTGATGTTACACACAGGAATCAGCTGGAATACCTGTACACCACACCTGATACATACTGATGTTACACACAGGAATCAGCTGGAATACCTGTACACCACACCTGATACATACTGATGTTACATATAGGCTTCAGTTACCACACagtttttatataacatataaacatgATGGTAACTAAAGCCAAGTTCATCTACTTGGTGTAGGTTAGATGAGTTATCGCATAGTAAATTGTTCCAATGATTTATTTGACATGTCACTTTTGATATGTGAACAGTTTCAATGACCTTTGTATTACATACTTTACCATATAGTGTGCACATGCAATAGTTAAACTACAGTTTAGGAAACACACTAAGGACGGTGACGAATAAATATACCACTTACATCACATTCTGGCATCCCCATCAGATGGCAAGCCTGGTAAGCAGAGACAGCCTGGGTCAGGGCCGTAGGATCAGACAGACCTACAAACATTATTATACTGgggttacattgtatacatcagGATCACAGACCTACAAACAATATCATACTGgggttacattgtatacatcagGATCACAGACCTACAAACAATATCATACTGGGgttacattatgtacatcaGGATCACAGACCTACAAACATTATTATACTGgggttacattgtatacatcagGATCACAGACCTACAAACAATATCATACTGGGgttacattatgtacatcaGGATCACAGACCTACAAACATTATTATACTGgggttacattgtatacatcagGATCACAGACCTACAAACATTATTATACTGgggttacattgtatacatcagGATCACAGACCTACAAACATTATTATACTGgggttacattgtatacatcagGATCACAGACCTACAAACAATATCATACTGGGgttacattatgtacatcaGGATCACAGACCTACAAACATTATTATACTGGggttacattatatacatcagGATCACAGACCTACAAACAATATCATACTGgggttacattgtatacatcagGATCACAGACCTACAAACAATATCATACTGGGgttacattatgtacatcaGGATCACAGACCCAAAAACATTATTATACTGGGGTTACATTTTATATCATAGAATCATAATATTAGGCAAACttaaaaatatcttggtttactgtaacccgaccaggggTTTTTACATATGGTAGGTACAAGTAGGTGGTgctgaacttttttttattcagttctgAAAACAGAATTATTTTGTGatcttaaacaaaagaaacccACACCAAGCTTAATTGGGATTGCGAGATGTATTTTGAAACTTGTAAAGCAACTTACAGGCCTCTTGGTcaatgagaagaagttgttaattgtttaaagatttaagcctatttgaccccagacaccttgaatgaagttcaagattattcatttgaacaaacttggtagcccttcacccgagtatgctacaggcccaataccaggtTTCTGGGACTTAAGGGAAAAGTTGATACTAGACAGACTACAACTGGACGATGGATAGATGGatgccgcaccacggcataagctcattTGCCTTTCAGGCAGGAAAGCTTATGATACAAGGGATGTTCGCTTACCAACATCTTCACTAGCCACTCTGATCAATCTGCGTGCAACATACAATGGATTCTCTCCCCCTTCTAACATTCTGGCCAGCCAATAGAGGGCAGCAGTAGCATCAGAACCACGAATAGATTTGTGCAGAgctgatatacagttataatgttCCTCCCCAGCCCGGTCATACAGGACATGTGATCTTTGTAGGCCCTCCTTCACATCTGCAGAAGTCACAACAGGTCGCCTTATTGACTGACAGGAGTCCTTGGATTGGCTGCTGTGCTGACAGAGGCGGGACTGTAGGGCCATGTGGAGACTGTTGAGGGCTGCCCTGGCATCCCCATCACATAAATTAGACAAAGTTGTCAGTGCCTGCTGTTCTATATACACAAGTTTCCTGTTAACACCAAGAAAAAGAAAACTCCCTgattttttggattttttttttgtcgatTTTATGAATATCGgaataaacacatgtacagaGATAGAGTTTTGTTGTGTATGAAAACAGAATGTATTCCAGGTATGTGTCTGACTCCTTCCCAACAGGTACACAGGCCATGTCACTCTTAAGTACTGCCCCACTAATACCCTTTtatgttagatttggtttcaCATCACTTCCCCCAAAGACTGATCAGCTGATGGCCATACCTGTCAGATTCAGACACCTCTCCTTCATTTGGACCACACCCTTCTGTTAAGATACCTCCACCCACAGCAAGTACGGCCTTGGTAAGGATATGCTCTAGGTCTGACGGTTCCAGTTTGTCAAGTGTTATGACACGACAGCGACTCAGTAGGGCGCTGTTTACCTGGAAAGATGGGTTCTCTGTGGTAGCCCCTATCAGAATTATGGTGCCATCTTCCACATGGGGCAGAAGGGAGTCCTGAAATACAGACACAAACCAGACTATCTGAACTAATAATGTTATACAAAGCATTCTGTCTGAACTAGCAGTGCCCTGTGACACAGACCAAAACCAAACTGTCTGGACTAGTAGTACCCTGTGACACAGACTCTAACCAAACTGTCTGGACTAGCAGTACCCTATGATACAGACCCAAACCAAACTGTCTGGACTAGTAGTGCCCTGTGACACAGACCCAAACCAAACTGTCTGGACTAGTAGTACCCTGTGACACAGACTCTAACCAAACTGTCTGGACTGGCAGTACCCTGTGACACAGACTCTAACCAAAAAAAAACTGTCTAGACTAACAGTACCCTGTGACACAGACCCAAGCAAAACTGAAAAAACTCTAATCAGTCTCATTCCCTTTTTCGGAGGGTGTATTTGTGGACTACTATTTTGGttactatttcaaaattgatcaGTATGTAAAAATGAAAGGCTTATTTGTTcacaggggcttatttgtggacagcTAGCTTATTTGTTGATAATTAACTAAGGTGAGGCTTCAATTGTACTTTAATGAATCAAAGTAAATCAATGAGATTACTGAAGACCTCCACAAATCAATGAGTTTATCCAAGACTTGCACAAATATCCAAGACTTCAACAGATAAGATTACCGAAGACTTCAACAAATGACTAAGATTACCCAAGACTTCTACAAATCAATAAGAATACCCAAGACTTCCTCAATAAGAATATCCAAACTTCAATTATAATAGATAAATCACTCTGTTAGTgtatatatgaataaacctGTTGTGTTTTGTTGAAACGGTGGATTTCATCCAGAAAGAGAACAGTTTTTTTCCTCAGCATCCTCTGATCATTCCTCGCCACCTTGACTGCCTCCTTAACATCATTGACTCCTGATGTTGTTGCGGACATTTGGACAAATTTAAGAGTACTTCCAGACTTACACTGCTGTGCAATTATCTTGGCAAGTGTTGTCTACAAAATATTAGAACCATGCTATTCACAGACCAAGTATTGTATTAAATCAAATAGATCAGGTATCGTACAAAATGACACAGACCAGGTACTGTTCCAAATGACACAGACctggtactgtacaaaatgacacagaccaggtattgtacaaaatgtaagagaccaggtattgtacaaaatgttacggactatgtactgtacaaaatgttacagacccggtactgtacaaaatgttacagaccaggtactgtacaaaatgttacagaccaggtactgtacaaaatgttacagaccaggtactgtacaaaatgttacagaccaggtactgtacaaaatgttacagaccaggtactgtacaaaatgttacagaccaggtattgtacaaaatgttacagaccaggtattgtacaaaatgacacagaccaggtactgtacaaaatgttacagaccaggtactgtacaaaatgacacaaaccaggtattgtacaaaatgttacagaccaggtactgtacaaaatgttacagaccaggtattgtacaaaatgacacagaccaggtactgtacaaaatgttacagaccaggtattgtacaaaatgttacagaccaggtactgtacaaaatgttacagactaggtactgtacaaaatgacaCAGACCAGGTATTGTACAAAATTACAAAGACCAGGTATTGTATAAATTTGTTACTGACCAGgtactgtacaaaatgttacagacaaggtacattacataatgacacagaccaggtactgtacaaaatgttacagaccaggtactgtacaaaatgttacagaccaggtactgtacaaaatgttacagaccaggtactgtacaaaatgttacagaccaggtactgtacaaaatgttacagaccagg from Pecten maximus chromosome 11, xPecMax1.1, whole genome shotgun sequence harbors:
- the LOC117337380 gene encoding ATPase WRNIP1-like isoform X1; protein product: MRPKSLDGYIGQDKAIGKKSLLRSLLQTDQIPSLILWGPPGCGKTTLAKIIAQQCKSGSTLKFVQMSATTSGVNDVKEAVKVARNDQRMLRKKTVLFLDEIHRFNKTQQDSLLPHVEDGTIILIGATTENPSFQVNSALLSRCRVITLDKLEPSDLEHILTKAVLAVGGGILTEGCGPNEGEVSESDRKLVYIEQQALTTLSNLCDGDARAALNSLHMALQSRLCQHSSQSKDSCQSIRRPVVTSADVKEGLQRSHVLYDRAGEEHYNCISALHKSIRGSDATAALYWLARMLEGGENPLYVARRLIRVASEDVGLSDPTALTQAVSAYQACHLMGMPECDVVLAQCTVYLCRAPKSVEIYKAYSQAKTQVKGHQGTQPSVPLHLRNASTKLMKSLGYGKGYKYNPDYDDPVEQDYLPPQLKHINFFT
- the LOC117337380 gene encoding ATPase WRNIP1-like isoform X3, which encodes MRPKSLDGYIGQDKAIGKKSLLRSLLQTDQIPSLILWGPPGCGKTTLAKIIAQQCKSGSTLKFVQMSATTSGVNDVKEAVKVARNDQRMLRKKTVLFLDEIHRFNKTQQDSLLPHVEDGTIILIGATTENPSFQVNSALLSRCRVITLDKLEPSDLEHILTKAVLAVGGGILTEGCGPNEGEVSESDRKLVYIEQQALTTLSNLCDGDARAALNSLHMALQSRLCQHSSQSKDSCQSIRRPVVTSADVKEGLQRSHVLYDRAGEEHYNCISALHKSIRGSDATAALYWLARMLEGGENPLYVARRLIRVASEDVGLSDPTALTQAVSAYQACHLMGMPECDVVLAQCTVY
- the LOC117337380 gene encoding ATPase WRNIP1-like isoform X2: MRPKSLDGYIGQDKAIGKKSLLRSLLQTDQIPSLILWGPPGCGKTTLAKIIAQQCKSGSTLKFVQMSATTSGVNDVKEAVKVARNDQRMLRKKTVLFLDEIHRFNKTQQDSLLPHVEDGTIILIGATTENPSFQVNSALLSRCRVITLDKLEPSDLEHILTKAVLAVGGGILTEGCGPNEGEVSESDRKLVYIEQQALTTLSNLCDGDARAALNSLHMALQSRLCQHSSQSKDSCQSIRRPVVTSADVKEGLQRSHVLYDRAGEEHYNCISALHKSIRGSDATAALYWLARMLEGGENPLYVARRLIRVASEDVGLSDPTALTQAVSAYQACHLMGMPECDVVLAQCTCVLRIYTYLTMFIYRWS